A region of Rhodamnia argentea isolate NSW1041297 chromosome 9, ASM2092103v1, whole genome shotgun sequence DNA encodes the following proteins:
- the LOC115737008 gene encoding inositol-tetrakisphosphate 1-kinase 1-like: MAETESRFRVGYALLPKKRESFIQDSLVTLAASRGVDLLRIDAERPLVDQGPLDCVLHKLYGEDWRRQLEEFTAGNPNAVILDSPHAIERLHNRISMLQVVSELRIESQSESFGIPNQIVIYDKETLFDKHAWASLKFPVIAKPLVADGSAKSHKMALVFNHDGLNKLKPPIVLQEFVNHGGVIFKVYVVGEYVKCVKRKSLPDVSEEKLGSLEGCLSFSQVSNLTTHDKNDDKYYRLMHLEDTEMPPQSFITEIARGLRRAMNLNLFNFDVIRDARNGHRYLVIDINYFPGYAKMPNYEPVLTDFFCQLAQKVGKDLAKCSGKEDSEKSEFDVRTVQSCDKEVRKIVSNTCGSDGDDGGLPVSPHSSLAQCVENP, encoded by the coding sequence ATGGCGGAGACGGAGAGTAGGTTTCGCGTGGGCTACGCCCTCCTGCCGAAGAAGCGAGAGAGCTTCATTCAGGACTCTCTCGTCACTCTCGCCGCGTCCCGGGGCGTCGATCTCCTGAGGATCGACGCCGAGCGGCCGCTGGTCGATCAGGGGCCTCTCGACTGCGTCCTCCACAAGCTGTACGGCGAGGACTGGAGGCGCCAGTTGGAGGAGTTCACCGCTGGGAACCCTAATGCGGTGATTTTGGATTCGCCGCATGCAATCGAGAGGCTCCACAACCGCATTTCCATGCTCCAGGTTGTTTCTGAGCTTCGGATTGAGAGCCAGAGCGAATCGTTCGGTATCCCAAACCAGATTGTGATTTACGACAAGGAGACGCTGTTCGATAAGCATGCATGGGCGTCGCTGAAGTTCCCGGTGATTGCGAAACCCTTGGTCGCTGACGGAAGCGCCAAATCGCACAAAATGGCGCTCGTGTTTAACCACGACGGGCTGAACAAGCTCAAACCACCTATTGTGCTGCAGGAGTTTGTCAATCACGGTGGGGTCATCTTCAAAGTTTATGTTGTCGGCGAGTACGTGAAATGCGTGAAGCGCAAGTCCTTGCCTGATGTTTCAGAGGAGAAGCTGGGGTCTCTCGAGGGGTGTTTGTCGTTCTCACAGGTGTCCAATTTGACAACGCATGACAAAAATGACGATAAGTATTATAGGTTGATGCATTTGGAGGACACCGAGATGCCTCCTCAGAGTTTTATAACAGAGATCGCAAGGGGTTTGAGGCGGGCCAtgaatttgaatttgtttaACTTCGATGTGATAAGGGATGCCAGAAATGGTCACAGATACTTGGTTATTGACATTAACTATTTCCCTGGATATGCGAAGATGCCCAATTACGAGCCTGTTTTGACTGATTTTTTCTGCCAGTTAGCCCAAAAGGTGGGGAAGGATCTGGCGAAGTGCTCTGGCAAGGAGGACTCTGAGAAGAGTGAGTTTGATGTTCGAACTGTCCAGAGTTGTGACAAGGAGGTGAGGAAAATTGTGAGTAATACTTGCGGTAGCGATGGGGATGATGGTGGCCTTCCAGTTTCTCCTCATTCAAGCCTGGCACAGTGCGTAGAAAACCCATGA
- the LOC115737009 gene encoding uncharacterized protein LOC115737009 — protein MSSSAIGAEETADLLCHLDNVQGIVDALSSVRWKRHQDAVIEVSEHGIVLIVEDSGCLQAKVYLQRELFIRYDYSAQGRPRFGVGLGLFVDCLNTFSVPGHSNTIEIRYPGPDMQLLLKSIDSLDACIYAEIRTRIPDTISWDYDFEPAGSSPLSFTVKSAALKEAIDDLEWPGSSVQITLQPAPPSVMFKGEGHGDLQIEFMYYANTDLLIAFHCDHAVSHRYKYKFLRATTSNLPSNVTKDNRGSKLTIGRGGMLKVQHLVSVARSAATHQYNPSGYQQPSRIAYVEFFVKPEVDGDDT, from the exons ATGAGCTCGTCGGCGATAGGGGCGGAGGAGACGGCGGACCTCCTCTGCCACCTCGACAACGTCCAAGGCATCGTCGACGCCCTCTCCTCCGTCCGCTGGAAGCGCCACCAG GATGCGGTCATCGAAGTGTCGGAGCACGGCATCGTTCTGATAGTCGAGGATAGCGGTTGCCTTCAAGCCAAGGTCTACCTGCAGCGGGAG TTGTTCATCCGTTATGATTATAGCGCACAAGGGCGGCCTCGGTTTGGTGTGGGTTTGGGCCTCTTTGTTGATTGCTTGAACACTTTTTCGGTTCCTGGACATTCCAACACGATTGAGATCCGGTATCCAGGGCCTGACATGCAGCTTCTCCTCAA GTCTATTGATTCGCTCGATGCTTGCATCTATGCTGAGATCAGGACAAGGATCCCTGACACAATTTCATGGGACTATGACTTTGAACCTGCAGGAAGTTCCCCACTCAGTTTCACTGTTAAG TCTGCAGCATTGAAAGAAGCTATTGATGATCTCGAATGGCCAGGATCAAGCGTCCAGATCACTTTACAACCAGCACCCCCTTCTGTTATGTTCAAAGGCGAAGGTCATGGAGATTTGCAG ATAGAGTTCATGTATTATGCAAATACCGATCTCCTGATTGCATTCCACTGCGACCATGCAGTATCTCACAG GTATAAGTACAAGTTTCTCCGTGCGACGACTTCAAATTTACCAAGCAACGTCACTAAAGATAACAGAGGAAGCAAGTTGACCATTGGGAGAGGTGGAATGTTGAAAGTACAGCACTTGGTTTCAGTTGCAAGATCTGCTGCTACACACCAATACAACCCTTCCGGTTATCAGCAACCCAGTCGAATCGCTTATGTCGAGTTCTTTGTGAAACCAGAGGTTGATGGTGATGATACGTAG
- the LOC115737068 gene encoding heat shock factor protein HSF8-like, translated as MDAVKDSVGDSQRGEGSPPAPMNDPSNGTPPPPFLSKTYDIVDDPATDAVVSWGPDNNSFVVWNPPEFARELLPKFFKHNNFSSFVRQLNTYGFRKVDPDRWEFANEGFLRGQKHLLRSINRRKPAHGHVHQLTQQLHCKSASACVEVGKFGLEEEVERLKRDKNVLMLEIVRLRQQQQATEKQLQATVKLLHRMELRQQQMMSFLAKAVQSPALMVQFVQQQNENNRRITEGNKKRRLKQDDVSENEDTVASDGQIVRCHPPMNEASKVMLRQIMGLDASPHGESCDATSDSFPISDGLSLSNSRSSSSHVSGAALQEVPQTSEHLSYMPIASGVSGNRPSAITTEVQKSPETGRSQRATLGEIPAVSLPGGTGDCQAALIGKEDVILPELSPLPDMMQDGIPDTAGEGEAETDSGTGAFLDPDSFNASISVDIGDLSPDPDIDALLENSSLWDDLLVQSPVLGKIESTLIEGNSTDEDMQPVENGWDKAQHMDELTQQMCHLTSDNKWE; from the exons aTGGACGCTGTGAAAGACAGCGTCGGAGACTCTCAGCGGGGGGAGGGGTCGCCTCCGGCTCCGATGAATGACCCCAGCAACGgcacgccgccgccgccgttccTAAGCAAGACGTACGATATTGTGGACGACCCGGCGACGGACGCGGTCGTGTCGTGGGGACCCGACAACAACAGCTTCGTGGTGTGGAACCCGCCCGAGTTCGCCCGAGAACTTCTGCCCAAGTTCTTTAAGCACAACAACTTCTCCAGCTTCGTCAGGCAGCTCAACACTTAC GGTTTCAGAAAAGTCGATCCAGATCGGTGGGAGTTTGCCAATGAGGGCTTTCTGAGGGGTCAGAAACACCTGCTTAGGAGTATAAATAGACGAAAACCTGCTCATGGACACGTTCATCAGCTGACACAGCAACTACATTGTAAATCAGCCAGTGCTTGTGTGGAGGTTGGAAAGTTCGGGCTtgaggaagaggttgagaggCTCAAAAGAGACAAGAATGTGCTTATGCTGGAGATTGTAAGGTTGAGGCAACAACAGCAGGCTACCGAGAAGCAATTACAAGCGACGGTCAAACTTCTTCACAGGATGGAGCTGCGGCAGCAGCAGATGATGTCATTCCTGGCAAAGGCAGTTCAGAGCCCTGCATTAATGGTTCAGTTTGTACAACAGCAGAATGAGAACAACAGGCGAATAACTGAAGGCAACAAAAAGCGAAGGCTTAAGCAGGATGATGTGTCTGAGAATGAGGATACCGTTGCTTCGGATGGGCAGATTGTTAGATGTCACCCTCCAATGAATGAGGCATCTAAGGTTATGCTGCGGCAGATCATGGGACTGGATGCTTCTCCTCATGGAGAATCTTGTGATGCAACGTCAGACAGTTTCCCGATCAGTGATGGATTATCTTTATCTAACAGCAGAAGTTCTTCGAGTCACGTATCTGGAGCAGCTCTGCAGGAGGTGCCACAGACTTCGGAGCATTTATCATATATGCCTATAGCATCGGGTGTCTCGGGTAACAGGCCCTCAGCCATCACAACTGAAGTGCAAAAATCCCCTGAAACTGGCCGATCTCAAAGGGCGACTCTAGGTGAGATTCCTGCTGTGAGTTTGCCTGGTGGAACAGGAGATTGTCAGGCTGCCTTAATTGGCAAGGAAGATGTGATTTTGCCTGAGCTCTCTCCATTGCCAGATATGATGCAAGATGGGATTCCAGATACTGCTGGTGAGGGTGAAGCGGAAACTGATTCAGGAACCGGTGCTTTCTTGGATCCCGATTCATTCAATGCATCAATATCGGTAGATATTGGCGATCTCTCTCCTGATCCTGATATTGATGCTTTGCTGGAGAATTCTTCCCTTTGGGACGATCTTCTCGTACAAAGCCCAGtgcttgggaagattgaatcaACTTTAATAGAAGGTAACTCAACAGACGAGGATATGCAGCCAGTGGAAAATGGATGGGACAAAGCTCAGCATATGGATGAGCTCACACAACAAATGTGCCATCTGACATCTGATAACAAATGGGAATGA
- the LOC115737067 gene encoding uncharacterized protein LOC115737067 isoform X2 — MGNCLTLSSTTGSQRKGAPPIETAFKFPSPLPAWPPGFALGTIDLGGLVVSQVSSLSKVWAAHEGGPDNLGATFFEPSKLQEGFFMLACYGQANNKLLNGWVLAGKDGSCGALQKPIDYTLVWSSESLKIKRDGDGYIWLPVAPEGYKAVGHVVTRSPEKPPLDKVRCVRSDFTDHCETDSWIWGPGESSDASSFNVYGLRPETRGTQALGVSVGTFIAQNGDDDSPLALSCLKNNNPNHTSSMPNISQIQALFQAYSPFVYFHPDETYLPSSVSWFFSNGALLYKKGDESNPVAVEPNGSNLPQGGSNDGAYWLDLPEDQAAKERVKKGDLQSFQAYAHVKPMYGATFTDIALWLFYPFNGPARAKVELITIPLGKIGEHVGDWEHVTLRISNFTGELWEVYFSQHSHGTWVNASELEFQSGNRFVAYASLNGHASYPKPGLVLQGSGGIGIRNDTAKSKMVVDTGVAHSLIAADYPSASISLLPWVNYLREWGPKIAYDTAVELKKVEQLLPGKLKSAFDHLVKSLPSEVLGEEGPTGPKAKSNWGGDEV, encoded by the exons ATGGGAAATTGCCTGACTCTCTCGTCGACGACCGGTTCCCAAAGAAAAGGCGCTCCTCCCATCGAGACCGCTTTCAAGTTTCCTTCACCATTGCCAGCTTGGCCACCTG GTTTTGCACTTGGTACTATCGACCTGGGAGGGCTAGTGGTGTCCCAAGTATCATCTCTGAGCAAAGTTTGGGCTGCTCATGAGGGAGGGCCAGACAATCTCGGGGCGACATTCTTCGAACCTTCGAAACTACAAGAGGGATTCTTCATGCTTGCTTGTTATGGACAAGCTAATAACAAGCTTCTTAATGGATGGGTTCTTGCAGGGAAGGACGGTTCATGTGGGGCTCTTCAGAAGCCAATAGATTATACTTTGGTTTGGAGCAGCGAATCCTTGAAAATCAAGCGAGACGGGGATGGCTACATCTGGCTTCCCGTGGCCCCCGAAGGTTATAAAGCCGTGGGACATGTGGTCACGAGGTCACCAGAGAAGCCGCCCCTTGACAAAGTCCGATGCGTTCGATCGGACTTCACCGACCATTGCGAGACGGATTCATGGATCTGGGGGCCTGGCGAGTCGAGCGATGCGAGCAGTTTCAATGTGTATGGCTTGAGACCGGAAACTAGAGGAACACAAGCTTTGGGCGTATCTGTTGGTACTTTCATTGCCCAAAATGGTGATGATGATTCCCCTCTTGCTCTATCATGTTTGAAGAACAACAACCCCAATCATACATCCTCTATGCCTAACATTAGCCAAATTCAGGCACTGTTTCAAGCTTACTCTCCGTTTGTGTACTTCCATCCCGACGAAACCTACTTGCCATCTTCAGTCAGCTGGTTTTTCAGCAACGGGGCTCTGTTATACAAAAAGGGCGATGAGTCTAACCCTGTTGCAGTCGAACCCAACGGCTCAAACCTCCCACAAGGCGGCTCAAACGATGGTGCCTACTGGCTGGACCTCCCAGAGGACCAAGCAGCCAAAGAGAGGGTGAAGAAAGGAGACTTACAGAGCTTCCAAGCTTATGCACACGTTAAACCAATGTATGGCGCGACTTTCACGGACATAGCGCTATGGCTGTTCTACCCTTTCAACGGCCCGGCTAGGGCAAAGGTCGAGTTGATCACTATCCCATTAGGGAAGATAGGTGAACATGTCGGTGACTGGGAGCACGTGACCTTGAGGATCAGCAATTTCACGGGTGAGCTGTGGGAGGTCTATTTCTCACAGCACAGCCATGGAACATGGGTCAATGCTTCAGAGCTGGAGTTCCAGAGCGGGAACAGATTTGTGGCCTATGCTTCCTTGAATGGTCATGCTTCGTACCCAAAGCCGGGGCTAGTTTTGCAGGGCAGTGGAGGAATCGGGATCAGGAACGACACAGCCAAGAGCAAAATGGTCGTGGACACGGGAGTTGCGCACTCACTAATTGCAGCCGACTATCCGAGCGCATCTATAAGTTTGCTGCCATGGGTCAACTATCTAAGGGAATGGGGTCCTAAGATTGCTTATGATACTGCAGTGGAGTTAAAGAAGGTGGAGCAACTATTGCCCGGAAAGCTTAAATCGGCATTCGATCATTTGGTGAAGAGTCTGCCAAGCGAGGTGTTGGGGGAGGAAGGGCCTACAGGTCCTAAAGCTAAGAGCAACTGGGGTGGTGATGAAGTTTGA
- the LOC115737067 gene encoding uncharacterized protein LOC115737067 isoform X1, translating to MGNCLTLSSTTGSQRKGAPPIETAFKFPSPLPAWPPGTGFALGTIDLGGLVVSQVSSLSKVWAAHEGGPDNLGATFFEPSKLQEGFFMLACYGQANNKLLNGWVLAGKDGSCGALQKPIDYTLVWSSESLKIKRDGDGYIWLPVAPEGYKAVGHVVTRSPEKPPLDKVRCVRSDFTDHCETDSWIWGPGESSDASSFNVYGLRPETRGTQALGVSVGTFIAQNGDDDSPLALSCLKNNNPNHTSSMPNISQIQALFQAYSPFVYFHPDETYLPSSVSWFFSNGALLYKKGDESNPVAVEPNGSNLPQGGSNDGAYWLDLPEDQAAKERVKKGDLQSFQAYAHVKPMYGATFTDIALWLFYPFNGPARAKVELITIPLGKIGEHVGDWEHVTLRISNFTGELWEVYFSQHSHGTWVNASELEFQSGNRFVAYASLNGHASYPKPGLVLQGSGGIGIRNDTAKSKMVVDTGVAHSLIAADYPSASISLLPWVNYLREWGPKIAYDTAVELKKVEQLLPGKLKSAFDHLVKSLPSEVLGEEGPTGPKAKSNWGGDEV from the exons ATGGGAAATTGCCTGACTCTCTCGTCGACGACCGGTTCCCAAAGAAAAGGCGCTCCTCCCATCGAGACCGCTTTCAAGTTTCCTTCACCATTGCCAGCTTGGCCACCTG GCACAGGTTTTGCACTTGGTACTATCGACCTGGGAGGGCTAGTGGTGTCCCAAGTATCATCTCTGAGCAAAGTTTGGGCTGCTCATGAGGGAGGGCCAGACAATCTCGGGGCGACATTCTTCGAACCTTCGAAACTACAAGAGGGATTCTTCATGCTTGCTTGTTATGGACAAGCTAATAACAAGCTTCTTAATGGATGGGTTCTTGCAGGGAAGGACGGTTCATGTGGGGCTCTTCAGAAGCCAATAGATTATACTTTGGTTTGGAGCAGCGAATCCTTGAAAATCAAGCGAGACGGGGATGGCTACATCTGGCTTCCCGTGGCCCCCGAAGGTTATAAAGCCGTGGGACATGTGGTCACGAGGTCACCAGAGAAGCCGCCCCTTGACAAAGTCCGATGCGTTCGATCGGACTTCACCGACCATTGCGAGACGGATTCATGGATCTGGGGGCCTGGCGAGTCGAGCGATGCGAGCAGTTTCAATGTGTATGGCTTGAGACCGGAAACTAGAGGAACACAAGCTTTGGGCGTATCTGTTGGTACTTTCATTGCCCAAAATGGTGATGATGATTCCCCTCTTGCTCTATCATGTTTGAAGAACAACAACCCCAATCATACATCCTCTATGCCTAACATTAGCCAAATTCAGGCACTGTTTCAAGCTTACTCTCCGTTTGTGTACTTCCATCCCGACGAAACCTACTTGCCATCTTCAGTCAGCTGGTTTTTCAGCAACGGGGCTCTGTTATACAAAAAGGGCGATGAGTCTAACCCTGTTGCAGTCGAACCCAACGGCTCAAACCTCCCACAAGGCGGCTCAAACGATGGTGCCTACTGGCTGGACCTCCCAGAGGACCAAGCAGCCAAAGAGAGGGTGAAGAAAGGAGACTTACAGAGCTTCCAAGCTTATGCACACGTTAAACCAATGTATGGCGCGACTTTCACGGACATAGCGCTATGGCTGTTCTACCCTTTCAACGGCCCGGCTAGGGCAAAGGTCGAGTTGATCACTATCCCATTAGGGAAGATAGGTGAACATGTCGGTGACTGGGAGCACGTGACCTTGAGGATCAGCAATTTCACGGGTGAGCTGTGGGAGGTCTATTTCTCACAGCACAGCCATGGAACATGGGTCAATGCTTCAGAGCTGGAGTTCCAGAGCGGGAACAGATTTGTGGCCTATGCTTCCTTGAATGGTCATGCTTCGTACCCAAAGCCGGGGCTAGTTTTGCAGGGCAGTGGAGGAATCGGGATCAGGAACGACACAGCCAAGAGCAAAATGGTCGTGGACACGGGAGTTGCGCACTCACTAATTGCAGCCGACTATCCGAGCGCATCTATAAGTTTGCTGCCATGGGTCAACTATCTAAGGGAATGGGGTCCTAAGATTGCTTATGATACTGCAGTGGAGTTAAAGAAGGTGGAGCAACTATTGCCCGGAAAGCTTAAATCGGCATTCGATCATTTGGTGAAGAGTCTGCCAAGCGAGGTGTTGGGGGAGGAAGGGCCTACAGGTCCTAAAGCTAAGAGCAACTGGGGTGGTGATGAAGTTTGA
- the LOC115737090 gene encoding syntaxin-22-like — translation MSFQDLEAGRGTGSRRELGNGRQDATQAVVSGVFQINTAVNTFQRLVNTLGTPKDTPELREKLHKTRLHIGQLVKDTSAKLKQASETDHHAGVSPSKKIADAKLAKDFQAVLKEFQKAQRLAAERETAYAPFVPQAVLPSSYTASEIDVSSGSSPEQRALLVESRRQEVLLLDNEIAFNEAIIEEREQGIQEIQNQIGEVNEIFKDLAVLVHEQGTMIDDISSHIDNAQAATSQGKTQLAKAAKTQRSNSSLACLLLVIFGIVLLIVIIVLAA, via the exons ATGAGCTTTCAGGATCTCGAGGCCGGTCGGGGGACGGGATCGAGGCGGGAGCTCGGCAATGGCAGGCAGGACGCCACGCAAGCCGTCGTCTCCGGCGTCTTCCAGATCAACACCGCCGTCAACACCTTCCAGCGCCTCGTCAACACCCTCGGCACCCCCAAGGACACCCCGGAGCTCCGCGAGAAGCT GCACAAAACAAGGCTACATATTGGACAGTTGGTGAAGGATACATCAGCTAAGCTTAAACAAGCCAGTGAAACAGATCATCATGCTGGAGTAAGC CCCAGCAAGAAGATTGCAGATGCCAAACTGGCAAAAGATTTTCAGGCAGTTCTTAAAGAGTTTCAAAAGGCTCAACGGCTTGCAGCTGAGAGAGAAACAGCATATGCACCGTTTGTTCCCCAGGCAGTACTTCCTTCAAG CTATACAGCCAGCGAGATTGATGTCAGTTCAGGTAGCAGTCCAGAACAGCGGGCCCTTCTAGTCGAATCCCGAAG ACAAGAAGTCCTGCTTTTGGATAACGAGATCGCCTTCAATGAAGCTATTATTGAGGAAAGAGAACAGGGAATCCAAGAAATCCAGAACCAAATTGGCGAGGtgaatgaaattttcaaagATCTCGCTGTCTTGGTTCATGAGCAAGGGACCATGATTG ATGATATTAGCTCCCACATCGATAATGCTCAGGCTGCAACTTCTCAAGGAAAGACCCAACTCGCAAAAGCGGCGAAGACTCAACGGTCAAATTCATCTCTG GCTTGTTTGCTTCTGGTGATATTTGGGATTGTGCTTCTCATTGTGATCATAGTACTGGCGGCTTAA
- the LOC115737089 gene encoding dolichol-phosphate mannose synthase subunit 2 isoform X2, translating to MAISTLGSLGLLSSRLGACKMELADRAVGFLLTLISLSIFTYYTFWVIILPFVDSDHFIHQYFLPEEYAILVPVFAGVALLCFLCVFIGFVMLKPKKKKA from the exons ATGGCTATTTCCACTCTTGGAAGTCTTGGTTTGCT tAGCTCAAGGCTGGGGGCATGCAAAATGGAACTGGCAGATAGAGCGGTGGGGTTTCTGTTGACACTCATTAGTTTATCCATCTTCACTTACTACACCTTTTGGGTCATCATACTG CCTTTTGTGGATAGCGATCACTTCATCCACCAGTATTTTCTACCTGAGGAATATGCGATACTCGTGCCCGTTTTTGCAGGCGTGGCACTCTTATGCTTCTTATGTGTATTCATTGGGTTTGTGATGCTCAaaccgaaaaagaagaaagcataA
- the LOC115737089 gene encoding dolichol-phosphate mannose synthase subunit 2 isoform X1, protein MELADRAVGFLLTLISLSIFTYYTFWVIILPFVDSDHFIHQYFLPEEYAILVPVFAGVALLCFLCVFIGFVMLKPKKKKA, encoded by the exons ATGGAACTGGCAGATAGAGCGGTGGGGTTTCTGTTGACACTCATTAGTTTATCCATCTTCACTTACTACACCTTTTGGGTCATCATACTG CCTTTTGTGGATAGCGATCACTTCATCCACCAGTATTTTCTACCTGAGGAATATGCGATACTCGTGCCCGTTTTTGCAGGCGTGGCACTCTTATGCTTCTTATGTGTATTCATTGGGTTTGTGATGCTCAaaccgaaaaagaagaaagcataA
- the LOC115737088 gene encoding probable calcium-binding protein CML17, whose protein sequence is MSNKDSVKLNDEQIAELREIFRSFDRNKDGSLTQLELGSLLRSLGLKPSPEQLEALIQKADTNNNGLVEFSEFVALVSPELLPAKSPYTEEQLKQLFRMFDRDGNGFITAAELAHSMARLGHALTVEELTEMIKEADTDGDGRISFHEFSQAITSAAFDNSWA, encoded by the coding sequence ATGAGCAACAAGGATTCGGTGAAGCTAAACGACGAGCAGATCGCCGAGCTACGCGAGATCTTCCGCTCCTTCGACCGGAACAAGGACGGGAGCTTGACGCAGCTCGAGCTCGGGTCGCTCCTCCGCTCACTCGGCCTGAAACCGAGCCCTGAGCAGCTCGAGGCACTCATCCAGAAGGCCGACACCAACAACAATGGCCTGGTGGAGTTCTCAGAGTTCGTGGCCCTCGTGTCGCCCGAGCTCCTGCCTGCCAAGTCGCCGTACACGGAGGAGCAACTGAAGCAGCTCTTCCGGATGTTCGACAGGGATGGGAACGGGTTCATCACGGCAGCCGAGTTAGCTCACTCGATGGCGAGGCTCGGGCACGCCCTCACCGTGGAGGAGCTGACGGAAATGATCAAGGAGGCTGACACGGACGGTGATGGCAGGATTAGTTTCCATGAGTTCTCGCAAGCAATCACATCGGCGGCTTTTGATAATTCCTGGGCTTAG